One part of the Eucalyptus grandis isolate ANBG69807.140 chromosome 10, ASM1654582v1, whole genome shotgun sequence genome encodes these proteins:
- the LOC104422733 gene encoding uncharacterized protein LOC104422733 — protein MRKRDLAILMLSAFAIFFSLQHEGDFSFRESWFHLLDDYPIKYEAERLPPPIVADLNGDGKKEVLVATHDAKIQILEPHTRRVDEGFSEARVIVEVNLLPDKIRVASGRRPVAMATGVIDQNYKQGQPQKQVLVVVTSGWSVMCFDHNLKKLWEENLQEDFPHNVHHREIAISISNYTLKHGDSGLVIVGGRMEAQPHHLMDPLEEIGMSEKNTEQHRRSATEKEGSENAGTVDLRHFAFYAFAGKSGQLRWSRKNENIEAHSTDPSQLIPQHNYKLDVHAINSRHPGEFECREFRESLLGIMPHHWDRREDTLLKLSHFRRHKRKTLKKTSGKSTNYPYHKPEENHPPGKDSTKKISNLIAKAANIAGSAKSKKPMNYIPTITNYTQLWWVPNVVVAHQEEGIEAVHLASGRTICKLNLREGGLHADINGDGVLDHVQAVGGHGADRTVVSGSMEVLRPCWAVATSGVPVREQLFNVSICRHSPFNLFPYGDYSRNFGQSSEVASLEVATPILIQKKDGHKHHKRTQGDVVFLTNRGEVTSYHPGMHGHDAVWQWQILTGATWSNLPSPSGMMEGGMVVPTLKAFSLRMHDNQEIILAAGDQEAVLISPGGSILATVELPSPPTHALVCDDFSNDGLTDLILVTSNGIYGFVQTRQPGALFFSMLVGCLIVVMGVIFVTQHLNSMKGKPRASSGSW, from the exons ATGAGGAAGCGAGATTTAGCCATCCTCATGCTCTCCGCCTTCgccatcttcttctccctccaG CACGAGGGTGATTTCTCGTTCAGGGAGTCGTGGTTTCATCTGCTGGACGATTATCCGATCAAGTACGAAGCCGAGCGTCTCCCTCCTCCGATCGTGGCTGATCTCAATGGGGACGGCAAGAAGGAGGTCCTCGTCGCCACGCACGACGCCAAAATTCAG ATATTGGAACCCCACACCAGGCGGGTTGATGAGGGATTTAGTGAAGCACGTGTCATTGTGGAGGTCAATTTGTTGCCCGATAAGATCCGGGTTGCCTCAGGGCGACGCCCTGTAGCCATGGCAACCGGTGTGATCGATCAAAATTACAAGCAAGGGCAACCACAGAAGCAAGTCTTGGTTGTAGTTACCTCGGGATGGTCTGTCATGTGCTTTGATCACAATCTAAAGAAACTATGGGAAGAAAATTTGCAG GAAGATTTTCCTCATAATGTTCACCATCGAGAGATAGCAATCTCAATCAGCAATTATACTCTCAAGCATGGGGATTCAGGTTTAGTAATTGTTGGTGGGAGGATGGAAGCACAGCCTCAT CATCTCATGGATCCTTTGGAAGAGATTGGGATGTCAGAGAAGAATACTGAGCAGCATCGAAGAAGTGCTACCGAAAAAGAG GGTTCTGAAAATGCGGGAACTGTTGATCTGCGCCACTTTGCATTTTATGCTTTTGCTGGCAAATCTGGTCAACTTAGATGGAGCAGAAAGAATGAG AATATTGAAGCGCATTCCACAGATCCATCACAGTTAATACCACAGCATAACTACAAGCTTGATGTTCATGCGATAAACAGTCGTCACCCTGGAGAG TTCGAGTGCAGGGAATTCAGAGAATCACTTTTGGGAATTATGCCACATCATTGG GATAGGAGAGAAGACACTTTATTAAAGCTGTCGCACTTCCGACGGCACAAAAGGAAAACACTGAAGAAAACTTCGGGGAAAAGTACTAATTACCCCTATCACAAGCCTGAGGAAAACCATCCTCCAGGGAAAGACTCAACCAAGAAGATTTCAAACTTAATTGCGAAGGCTGCAAATATTGCTGGCTCTGCAAAATCGAAGAAG CCAATGAATTATATTCCTACTATAACAAATTACACACAGCTCTGGTGGGTTCCTAATGTTGTTGTGgctcatcaagaagaaggaatagaagCTGTCCACTTGGCTTCTGGACGGACCATTTGTAAG CTTAATTTGCGAGAAGGTGGCCTCCATGCTGATATCAATGGGGATGGAGTTCTTGATCATGTCCAG GCTGTTGGGGGACATGGTGCTGATCGGACTGTTGTTAGTGGATCAATGGAAGTTCTTAGACCCTGTTGGGCTGTGGCGACATCTGGAGTTCCTGTGAGAGAACAACTTTTCAATGTCTCTATATGCCGCCATTCCCCATTTAACTTGTTCCCATATGGAGACTACTCGAGAAATTTCGGCCAATCATCAGAGGTGGCTTCCTTGGAGGTTGCAACACCCATCCTTATCCAAAAAAAGGATGGTCATAAACATCACAAGAGAACCCAAGGTGATGTTGTCTTCTTGACGAATCGAGGGGAG GTCACATCTTATCATCCTGGCATGCATGGCCATGATGCTGTATGGCAGTGGCAAATATTGACTGGTGCAACATGGTCGAATCTTCCATCTCCATCGGGGATGATGGAAGGCGGCATGGTGGTCCCCACCTTGAAGGCATTTTCTTTGCGCATGCATGATAATCAAGAAATTATTCTTGCCGCTGGGGATCAAGAAGCGGTGTTGATATCCCCTGGTGGGAGTATTTTAGCAACGGTGGAGCTTCCTTCACCACCTACGCATGCCCTTGTCTGTGACGACTTCTCAAATGATGGATTGACTGACCTCATTCTCGTAACTTCCAATGGAATCTACGGCTTTGTCCAGACAAGACAACCCGGTGCCCTCTTCTTCAGCATGCTGGTTGGTTGTCTTATTGTCGTGATGGGAGTCATCTTCGTCACCCAACACCTAAATTCTATGAAGGGAAAGCCCCGTGCCTCATCTGGCTCTTGGTGA